In the Victivallis sp. Marseille-Q1083 genome, one interval contains:
- the rho gene encoding transcription termination factor Rho, giving the protein MDEQKEFNLESSPAAEAPKKRRGRPPKKKVEETEAAAPAATQMAAPDLLVQPPQQPARPETPPAKAEAAVQPPPTGENLPAAERPAKRQQEGGFRNNNNNKDRRNNNNNNKNRFNKQRNRYNGNGNGDEPSRNNNGGNQPDEYRYNNSYNEENRYYDADGYREDSVQPGPAYQEEYGYPPEARPRETPQIEGLPADPDEEYINNRRDNNRHNRHKEQQRDRIAPSLNIAELHEKSMVELSKMAEELGIEGIGALEKPRLVFEILKANAEKSGQMYGSGYLEILPDGFGFLRSANYSYLPCSEDIYLSPSQIKRFALKTGDFIGGQIRTPREKERFFAMLKVETINDDAPERKKEIIPFNNLTPYFPTQRLVLEHDSTDLSTRVVDLVTPIGKGQRGLIVAPPRTGKTVLLQKMANSISKNNPEVKLIILLIDERPEEVTDMQRSVAAEVVSSTFDEPPERHVQVAEMVIEKAKRLVEYKHDVVILLDSITRLARAYNTLQPHSGKILSGGVDANALHKPKRFFGAARNIENHGSLTIIATALIDTGSRMDEVIFEEFKGTGNMELHLDRNLADKRIYPAINIEKSGTRKEELLLHPDELQKLWTLRRAMNGVPANEAMELLIGKLKKIPTNIEFLLTMQV; this is encoded by the coding sequence ATGGACGAACAAAAAGAATTCAATCTGGAAAGTTCACCGGCCGCCGAAGCGCCAAAGAAACGTCGCGGCCGGCCGCCGAAGAAAAAAGTCGAGGAAACGGAAGCGGCGGCGCCCGCCGCAACGCAGATGGCCGCACCGGACTTACTGGTTCAACCGCCGCAGCAGCCGGCCAGGCCGGAAACGCCGCCGGCCAAAGCGGAAGCCGCCGTTCAACCGCCGCCGACCGGAGAAAATCTTCCCGCCGCCGAGCGGCCGGCCAAACGCCAACAGGAAGGCGGCTTCCGCAACAACAATAACAACAAAGACCGTCGCAACAACAACAATAACAACAAGAACCGCTTCAACAAGCAGCGCAACCGTTACAACGGCAACGGCAACGGCGACGAACCGTCCCGCAACAATAACGGCGGCAACCAGCCGGACGAATACCGCTACAACAACAGCTACAACGAAGAAAACCGCTATTATGACGCCGACGGCTACCGGGAAGACTCCGTCCAGCCCGGCCCGGCCTATCAGGAGGAGTACGGCTACCCGCCGGAAGCGCGGCCGCGGGAAACGCCGCAAATCGAAGGATTGCCGGCGGATCCCGACGAAGAATACATCAACAACCGGCGCGACAACAACCGCCACAACCGCCACAAGGAGCAGCAGCGCGACCGGATTGCGCCGAGCCTGAACATCGCCGAACTGCACGAAAAATCGATGGTCGAGCTGTCGAAGATGGCCGAAGAACTGGGCATCGAAGGCATCGGCGCGCTGGAAAAGCCGCGACTGGTTTTCGAAATTCTCAAAGCCAACGCCGAAAAAAGCGGCCAGATGTACGGCAGCGGCTATCTGGAAATTCTGCCGGACGGCTTCGGTTTCCTGCGGTCGGCCAACTACAGCTACCTGCCCTGCTCGGAAGATATTTATTTGAGTCCCTCCCAGATCAAGCGTTTCGCGCTGAAAACCGGCGATTTCATCGGCGGCCAGATCCGGACGCCGCGGGAGAAGGAGCGCTTCTTCGCCATGCTCAAAGTGGAGACGATCAACGACGACGCGCCGGAGCGCAAGAAGGAGATCATCCCGTTCAACAACCTGACGCCGTACTTTCCGACCCAGCGGCTGGTGCTGGAACACGATTCCACCGACCTGTCCACCCGGGTGGTCGATCTGGTCACGCCGATCGGCAAAGGCCAGCGCGGTCTGATCGTCGCGCCGCCGCGCACCGGCAAAACGGTGCTGCTGCAGAAGATGGCCAACAGCATTTCCAAAAACAACCCGGAAGTCAAACTGATCATCCTGCTGATCGACGAGCGCCCGGAAGAAGTGACCGACATGCAGCGTTCGGTGGCGGCCGAGGTGGTCAGCTCCACCTTCGATGAACCGCCGGAGCGGCATGTCCAGGTCGCCGAAATGGTCATCGAAAAAGCCAAGCGGCTGGTGGAATACAAACACGACGTCGTCATTCTGCTGGACAGCATCACCCGCCTGGCCCGCGCCTACAACACGCTGCAGCCGCACAGCGGCAAAATTCTTTCCGGCGGCGTCGACGCCAATGCGCTGCACAAGCCGAAACGTTTCTTCGGCGCGGCCCGCAATATCGAGAACCACGGCAGCCTGACCATCATCGCCACCGCGCTGATCGACACCGGCAGCCGGATGGATGAAGTTATTTTCGAAGAATTCAAGGGCACCGGCAACATGGAACTGCATCTGGACCGCAACCTGGCCGACAAGCGCATTTATCCGGCCATCAATATCGAAAAGAGCGGCACCCGCAAGGAAGAGTTGCTGCTGCATCCGGATGAGTTGCAGAAACTCTGGACACTGCGCCGGGCGATGAACGGCGTGCCGGCCAATGAGGCGATGGAACTGCTGATCGGCAAGCTGAAAAAAATTCCGACAAATATTGAGTTTTTGTTGACCATGCAGGTTTGA
- the coaE gene encoding dephospho-CoA kinase (Dephospho-CoA kinase (CoaE) performs the final step in coenzyme A biosynthesis.) — protein sequence MRIGLTGGIGCGKSTVLQIFAEHGYHAYSADSICHEAYLETAIVDALLERWGKRILGEDGRPERRRIAGIVFEESVELEFLTGLLHPYLKQRLAELLAAEQQGGYPAIFEVPLLFEVGWEAMFDCTVAVWSTPAVRYARLAERGWSPDETARREQAQLSADDKLEKADIGIINNGTRDELLRQCRLLIG from the coding sequence ATGAGAATAGGCCTGACCGGCGGCATCGGCTGCGGCAAAAGCACGGTATTGCAGATTTTTGCCGAGCACGGCTACCATGCTTACAGCGCGGACAGCATCTGCCACGAGGCATATCTGGAAACGGCCATCGTCGATGCGCTGCTGGAACGCTGGGGAAAGCGCATTTTGGGTGAGGACGGCCGGCCGGAACGCCGGAGAATCGCCGGTATCGTCTTCGAGGAAAGCGTGGAATTGGAATTTCTGACCGGTCTGCTGCACCCTTATTTGAAACAGCGGCTGGCGGAACTGCTGGCCGCGGAGCAACAGGGCGGTTACCCGGCGATTTTCGAAGTTCCCTTGCTGTTCGAGGTCGGCTGGGAGGCGATGTTCGACTGCACGGTCGCAGTGTGGAGCACGCCGGCGGTCCGTTACGCGCGACTGGCGGAACGCGGCTGGTCGCCGGACGAAACCGCCCGCCGGGAACAGGCGCAACTGTCCGCGGACGACAAACTGGAAAAGGCCGACATCGGCATCATCAACAACGGAACCCGCGACGAACTGCTCCGCCAATGCCGTCTGCTGATCGGCTGA